From the genome of Fusobacterium sp. SYSU M8D902, one region includes:
- a CDS encoding PBECR4 domain-containing protein, producing MEHKFLNRTQKISISQVNFKEYFEFYREFISPYLFDYTLEDNTKIIVKFHEDNFPHLLGLHKLETFKKFKKSTELNNEILKNNITIRKIEIAERNTLNNIELRDRLTYFPVLRTLLENTTSVLRYDLNIIWNSKIEFSFLLRSNKITILVYLAVKEIKGNTRVCVPVSFLVDRNDRFSKMKLEELKIKSLSIIKK from the coding sequence ATGGAACATAAATTTTTAAATAGAACCCAAAAAATATCGATATCACAAGTTAATTTTAAAGAATATTTTGAATTTTATAGAGAATTTATATCTCCCTATTTATTTGATTATACTCTTGAAGATAATACAAAAATAATAGTAAAATTTCATGAAGATAATTTTCCACATTTATTAGGACTTCATAAATTAGAAACTTTTAAAAAATTTAAAAAATCAACTGAACTTAACAATGAAATATTAAAAAATAATATTACAATACGAAAAATCGAAATAGCAGAAAGAAATACATTAAATAATATAGAACTTAGAGATAGATTGACATATTTTCCTGTTTTAAGAACATTACTAGAAAATACTACTTCGGTGTTAAGGTATGATTTGAATATTATTTGGAATAGCAAAATTGAATTTTCTTTTTTACTTCGTTCAAATAAAATAACAATACTAGTTTATTTAGCAGTAAAGGAAATTAAAGGTAATACTAGAGTATGTGTTCCAGTATCATTTTTAGTAGATAGAAATGATAGATTTTCTAAAATGAAATTAGAAGAATTAAAAATAAAATCCCTATCAATTATAAAAAAGTAA